A genomic stretch from Deinococcus multiflagellatus includes:
- a CDS encoding tRNA nucleotidyltransferase/poly(A) polymerase family protein: protein MKGAAERVWARLQPEDFLWLSALAARAAPEGIALVGGAVRDALLGHTPLDLDVVVPGGNVEALARASGRPFVFHPAYGNATLGLPDGRAADLVQARREHYPVPGGNPVPAPGTLDDDLRRRDFSVNALALHFSPRGQVTLRDVTGGLNDLEAGVLRPLHDRSFQDDPSRLVRGARLGARLGLRAHPELLAQVPAALALAPQTPRLWAELKLLLQEPRPGRAAQVLRDWDAGALLPDPTLLLALDHWRDEGQSIPEAVYAAALLHAAPDPAALARRLGLGERPGALLARALSDTFFPPGTPERTLRALLRPEAHEALTGKDVLALGVPPGRAVGEALAHLAALRRAGQLRSTDEERAALKAFLATKAQGS, encoded by the coding sequence GTGAAGGGCGCCGCCGAGCGCGTCTGGGCGAGGCTGCAGCCCGAGGATTTTCTGTGGCTCTCGGCCCTGGCCGCCCGCGCCGCGCCAGAGGGCATCGCGCTGGTCGGCGGGGCGGTGCGCGACGCCCTGCTGGGCCACACCCCTCTGGATCTGGACGTGGTGGTGCCGGGCGGCAACGTCGAGGCCCTGGCGCGCGCCTCGGGGCGGCCCTTTGTCTTTCACCCGGCTTACGGCAACGCGACCCTGGGCCTCCCGGATGGCCGCGCCGCCGATCTGGTGCAGGCCCGGCGCGAACACTACCCGGTGCCCGGCGGCAACCCGGTGCCTGCACCCGGCACCCTGGACGATGACCTGCGGCGGCGCGATTTCAGCGTGAATGCCCTGGCCCTGCACTTTTCCCCCAGGGGTCAGGTGACCCTGCGGGACGTGACGGGCGGCCTGAACGACCTGGAGGCCGGGGTGCTGCGCCCCCTACATGACCGCTCGTTTCAGGACGACCCCAGCCGCCTTGTGCGCGGCGCGCGCCTGGGGGCCCGCCTGGGGCTGCGCGCGCACCCAGAGCTGCTGGCCCAGGTGCCGGCCGCACTGGCCCTGGCCCCACAGACCCCCCGCCTGTGGGCTGAACTGAAGCTGCTACTGCAAGAGCCCCGACCCGGGCGGGCGGCGCAAGTGCTGCGCGACTGGGACGCTGGGGCCCTGCTGCCCGACCCCACCTTGCTGCTGGCCCTGGACCATTGGCGGGACGAGGGACAGTCCATTCCAGAGGCGGTGTACGCCGCCGCCCTGCTGCACGCCGCGCCCGATCCGGCCGCACTGGCCCGCCGCTTGGGCCTGGGCGAGCGCCCTGGCGCGCTGCTGGCCCGCGCCCTGTCCGACACCTTTTTTCCGCCCGGCACCCCCGAACGCACCCTGCGTGCGCTCCTGCGCCCGGAAGCCCACGAGGCACTGACGGGTAAGGACGTGCTGGCGCTGGGCGTGCCCCCCGGCCGCGCGGTGGGCGAGGCCCTGGCGCATCTGGCCGCCCTGCGCCGCGCCGGGCAACTGCGCAGCACCGACGAGGAACGCGCCGCCCTGAAAGCATTCCTGGCGACGAAAGCGCAGGGAAGCTAA
- a CDS encoding site-2 protease family protein has protein sequence MGPNTIILIALVAYAVLNRQGLIELLFSNPVAFAVIAAALVLSLAFHEFAHAWSADKLGDPTPRRYGRVTLNPIKHLDPFGTLLMLLVGFGFARPVPINPNKLGRWGTLWVAAAGPISNLLIALLCALLLKFLAPDLLLRSILMTVLSINVVLAVFNLIPIPLLDGSRILGALVPSLGRSLAQFEAQRYSFLIVMLFIFLFSSQISGIIRVVESWVMGFMGL, from the coding sequence ATGGGCCCCAACACGATCATTCTCATCGCGCTCGTTGCCTACGCGGTTCTGAACCGTCAGGGGCTCATTGAGCTGCTCTTCAGCAATCCAGTTGCCTTTGCAGTCATCGCGGCGGCGCTGGTTCTGTCGCTGGCCTTTCACGAGTTCGCCCACGCCTGGAGCGCCGACAAGCTGGGCGACCCCACCCCGCGCCGCTACGGGCGCGTGACGCTGAATCCGATCAAGCACTTGGACCCCTTCGGCACGTTGCTGATGCTGCTGGTGGGCTTCGGGTTTGCGCGCCCAGTGCCCATCAATCCCAACAAACTGGGGCGCTGGGGCACCTTGTGGGTGGCAGCGGCAGGGCCCATCAGCAACCTGCTGATTGCGCTCCTGTGCGCGCTGCTGCTGAAGTTCCTTGCGCCGGATCTTCTGCTGCGCAGCATTCTGATGACTGTACTCAGCATCAACGTGGTGCTGGCGGTGTTCAACCTCATTCCCATTCCGCTGCTGGACGGCAGCCGCATTCTGGGCGCGCTAGTGCCCTCGCTGGGGCGCAGCCTCGCGCAGTTTGAAGCGCAGCGCTACAGCTTCCTGATCGTCATGCTGTTCATCTTTCTGTTCAGCAGCCAGATCAGCGGCATCATCCGCGTGGTCGAGAGCTGGGTTATGGGTTTTATGGGCCTGTAA
- the trhA gene encoding PAQR family membrane homeostasis protein TrhA — MKRLWTAPREPVSALTHWAGALAALVVLVPLLGWAQGRGLALWPFVVFGVSMVALYAASASYHSFRPGERGLVWLRKLDHAGIFLLIAGSYTPVAYYGLDGVWRGGVLGLIWGIALSGIVLKLVTMRLPRWVSTGLYLGMGWLAVIFLPQLARSLGGGALFWLAAGGVLYSIGAVIYGTKRWNPRPGVFGFHEIWHLFVLAGTAAHVVMMFHLG; from the coding sequence GTGAAGCGGCTGTGGACGGCTCCCCGTGAACCTGTGAGTGCCCTGACGCACTGGGCGGGGGCGCTGGCGGCGCTGGTGGTGTTGGTTCCGCTGCTGGGGTGGGCGCAGGGGCGGGGGTTGGCGCTGTGGCCGTTTGTGGTGTTTGGCGTGAGCATGGTGGCGCTGTATGCGGCGAGTGCTAGCTACCACTCGTTCCGGCCGGGCGAGCGCGGGCTGGTGTGGCTGCGCAAGCTGGACCATGCGGGCATCTTTCTGCTGATCGCCGGCAGTTACACCCCGGTGGCGTACTACGGCTTAGACGGTGTGTGGCGGGGCGGTGTGCTGGGGCTGATCTGGGGCATTGCCCTCAGCGGCATTGTGCTGAAACTGGTCACCATGCGCCTGCCGCGCTGGGTGAGCACTGGGCTGTATCTGGGCATGGGGTGGCTGGCGGTGATCTTTCTGCCGCAACTGGCCCGCTCGCTGGGTGGAGGCGCGCTGTTCTGGCTGGCGGCGGGTGGAGTGCTGTATTCCATCGGGGCGGTGATTTACGGCACCAAGCGCTGGAACCCCCGCCCCGGCGTGTTCGGCTTCCATGAGATCTGGCACCTGTTCGTGCTGGCCGGCACTGCCGCCCATGTGGTGATGATGTTCCACCTGGGCTAA